In Xanthocytophaga agilis, a genomic segment contains:
- a CDS encoding DUF1080 domain-containing protein, which translates to MKKSFLIVLILCSVYTSFAQKAYTKHPNITQKGWHDLFTADLSNAIYPKGIWSVSEGVFTATEDQALWSKNMYENFILDLEFKNADGTNSGVIVHTSNLEDWIPNSVEIQIADDYSEQWSKAPANWQCGAVFGHQAASKKAVKKAGEWNHYTVTCVERKIWVVLNGELVNECDMSKFTSGKTNPDGSEIPSWLSNPLAELPLKGHIGFQGKHAGAPIYLRNIKIKELK; encoded by the coding sequence ATGAAAAAAAGCTTTCTTATTGTTCTTATTCTATGTAGTGTGTACACCTCATTTGCGCAGAAAGCCTACACCAAACATCCAAATATCACTCAAAAAGGCTGGCATGATCTGTTTACAGCAGACCTTTCCAATGCTATTTATCCTAAAGGAATATGGAGTGTATCAGAAGGAGTATTTACTGCAACGGAAGATCAGGCCCTTTGGAGCAAAAATATGTATGAGAACTTTATACTGGATCTCGAATTTAAAAATGCAGACGGAACTAACAGTGGAGTAATTGTGCACACCAGTAATCTGGAAGACTGGATACCAAATTCCGTAGAAATACAAATAGCAGATGATTATTCAGAACAATGGTCTAAAGCCCCTGCCAACTGGCAATGTGGAGCTGTATTTGGGCACCAGGCAGCAAGCAAAAAAGCAGTGAAGAAAGCAGGTGAGTGGAATCACTATACGGTAACCTGTGTGGAGAGAAAAATCTGGGTAGTATTAAATGGAGAACTGGTAAATGAATGTGATATGAGCAAATTCACTTCTGGTAAAACCAATCCAGATGGCAGCGAAATCCCATCCTGGTTAAGCAATCCGCTGGCAGAACTACCACTAAAAGGCCATATTGGTTTTCAAGGTAAACATGCAGGAGCACCTATCTATCTAAGAAATATTAAAATCAAAGAATTAAAATAA
- a CDS encoding SGNH/GDSL hydrolase family protein, whose protein sequence is MDITSTTSTNTRRSFLKKITFAGVSLTSGLSPISLASENAFRHIPPKKGLVILFQGDSITDGNRGRNDDPNHIMGHGYAFSVASRVGADFPDKNLLFFNRGISGNTVADLALRWQTDTLDLQPDVLSILIGINDSYAAIGQKPGITIDKFESIYRMLLTQTKEKFPDVIFVLCSPFVLPLKKVKEQWIRWHEDVLARQKVVEKLANEYQAVLVNFQPVFDQAVKRAPLDYWIWDGIHPTVPGHELMAREWIRQVSQRLTFLKKYEK, encoded by the coding sequence ATGGATATAACTAGTACCACTTCAACCAATACAAGAAGAAGCTTTCTTAAGAAAATAACCTTTGCAGGAGTAAGTTTAACCTCTGGCCTTTCGCCTATTTCTCTCGCATCTGAAAACGCATTTAGACATATACCTCCTAAAAAAGGATTAGTTATACTATTTCAGGGAGACTCGATTACAGATGGCAATCGTGGCCGTAATGATGATCCTAATCATATCATGGGACATGGGTATGCTTTTTCGGTTGCCAGTCGTGTAGGGGCCGATTTTCCAGACAAAAATCTGCTATTTTTCAATAGAGGTATTAGTGGCAATACAGTAGCAGATCTAGCCCTCCGCTGGCAAACTGATACATTGGATCTACAGCCAGATGTACTCAGCATTCTAATAGGGATCAATGATAGCTATGCAGCAATTGGCCAGAAACCAGGCATTACGATAGATAAATTTGAGAGTATATATCGTATGTTACTAACCCAAACGAAAGAGAAATTTCCGGATGTTATTTTTGTACTATGCTCTCCATTTGTACTACCTCTCAAAAAAGTAAAAGAACAATGGATACGATGGCATGAAGATGTTCTGGCCCGGCAAAAAGTAGTGGAAAAGCTGGCCAATGAATATCAGGCAGTTCTTGTAAACTTCCAGCCTGTATTCGATCAGGCAGTTAAGCGGGCGCCTCTAGATTACTGGATCTGGGATGGTATACACCCTACAGTACCCGGACATGAACTTATGGCGCGAGAATGGATCAGGCAGGTAAGCCAGCGACTTACGTTTTTGAAAAAATATGAAAAATAA
- a CDS encoding GMC family oxidoreductase yields the protein MANIAIDAIKEVTYDAIVIGSGISGGWAAKELTGKGLRTLVLERGRDVKHIVDYPTTVTNPWEFEHRGQLPLEIREQNPIVSKCYAFYEGTTHFFVKDAEHPYVQEKPFDWIRGYQVGGKSLLWARQTQRWSDFDFEGPARDGFAVDWPIRYADLAPWYSYVEKFAGISGNKDGLATLPDGEFLPPHEWNCVESYFQKQVAGHYKDRHVIMGRAAHITKPQPIHFQQGRAQCQHRTICERGCPYGGYFSSNASTIPWAAKTGKMTLRPNSVVHSIIYDEKKGKAVGVRVVDATTHKMMEFYARIIFVNAAALNTNLVLLNSTSSRFPNGLGNDSGVLGKYVAFHNYRARISGEYDGMLESTTDGRRPNSPYIPRFRNVYKQEMDFLRGYAAGFSAGRMSHTNQDGIGASLKANLVKPILDGWYVGSHMMGETIPKESNFVALDGNLKDPFGIPQLRISVGYDDNDDKMVKDYIEQMTEMFTIAGFKNIKATDSKQAAGLDIHEMGGVRMGKDPKTSILNKWNQIHACKNVFVTDGACMTSTSTQNPSLTYMAMTARAADYAVKEMKKGTI from the coding sequence ATGGCAAATATCGCAATAGATGCAATAAAAGAAGTTACCTACGATGCTATTGTAATCGGATCAGGTATTAGTGGTGGCTGGGCTGCAAAAGAACTAACAGGTAAAGGGCTTCGGACACTGGTATTGGAACGTGGAAGAGATGTAAAACATATAGTGGATTATCCTACTACAGTGACTAATCCATGGGAATTTGAGCACAGAGGACAATTGCCTCTTGAAATTCGTGAACAGAATCCTATTGTGAGTAAGTGTTACGCTTTTTATGAGGGTACTACACACTTTTTTGTAAAAGATGCTGAACATCCGTATGTACAGGAAAAACCGTTTGACTGGATAAGAGGCTATCAGGTAGGAGGGAAGTCTTTGCTTTGGGCTCGCCAAACACAACGGTGGAGTGACTTTGACTTTGAAGGCCCGGCTCGGGATGGATTTGCTGTAGACTGGCCTATCCGATATGCTGATCTGGCTCCCTGGTATAGTTATGTAGAGAAGTTTGCAGGTATCAGTGGAAACAAAGATGGATTGGCTACATTACCGGATGGCGAGTTCTTACCTCCTCATGAGTGGAACTGTGTAGAAAGCTATTTTCAGAAGCAGGTGGCTGGCCATTATAAGGATCGTCATGTAATTATGGGACGTGCGGCTCATATTACCAAGCCTCAACCTATTCACTTTCAACAAGGTCGTGCTCAATGCCAGCATCGTACCATTTGTGAACGTGGTTGTCCGTATGGCGGGTATTTTAGCAGCAATGCTTCAACTATTCCGTGGGCTGCTAAAACTGGTAAAATGACACTACGCCCTAATTCAGTAGTGCATTCCATTATCTATGATGAGAAAAAAGGCAAAGCGGTAGGAGTAAGAGTAGTAGATGCTACTACTCATAAAATGATGGAGTTTTATGCACGTATTATCTTTGTGAATGCTGCTGCATTAAACACCAACCTGGTTTTATTAAACTCTACTTCCAGTCGTTTTCCTAATGGATTAGGCAACGATAGTGGTGTATTAGGAAAATATGTAGCCTTCCACAATTACAGAGCACGTATCTCTGGCGAATATGATGGAATGCTGGAATCTACTACAGATGGTCGTCGCCCAAATAGCCCTTATATACCACGGTTCCGGAATGTATATAAACAGGAGATGGACTTTCTGCGTGGATATGCGGCAGGATTTAGTGCCGGACGTATGAGTCATACCAATCAGGATGGGATTGGTGCAAGCCTGAAAGCGAATCTGGTGAAACCTATTCTGGATGGATGGTATGTAGGCTCTCACATGATGGGAGAAACCATTCCAAAAGAAAGCAATTTTGTGGCACTAGATGGCAATCTGAAAGACCCATTTGGCATTCCTCAATTGCGTATTTCTGTAGGATATGATGACAATGATGATAAAATGGTGAAAGATTATATTGAGCAGATGACGGAGATGTTTACCATTGCTGGTTTCAAAAACATCAAAGCTACAGACTCCAAACAAGCTGCAGGATTGGATATTCATGAAATGGGAGGTGTGCGTATGGGAAAAGATCCTAAAACGTCTATCCTGAACAAATGGAACCAAATACATGCCTGTAAGAACGTATTTGTAACAGATGGAGCTTGTATGACTTCTACTTCCACACAAAATCCATCATTGACCTATATGGCTATGACTGCCCGTGCTGCTGACTATGCCGTAAAAGAAATGAAAAAAGGTACTATATAA
- a CDS encoding gluconate 2-dehydrogenase subunit 3 family protein produces the protein MKRRAALKNVAVAFGGLVSLPAWAENWNERSVSLSSSYFSPKESVLLAEVAETIIPVTDTPGAKELGVHNFIQKIVADCMDKKNQEFFASGLAAVDTAAQKKFTKSFASCDTGQRISVLNEMEASPDQKGFYSMVKGLTIRGYLTSEYVMTNLTHYEMVPGHYYGCVPVSPKK, from the coding sequence ATGAAAAGAAGAGCAGCCCTGAAAAATGTGGCAGTGGCTTTTGGCGGACTGGTAAGCCTTCCTGCCTGGGCCGAAAATTGGAACGAAAGATCTGTATCCCTTAGTTCATCGTATTTTTCTCCTAAAGAAAGTGTGTTACTGGCGGAAGTTGCCGAGACAATCATCCCGGTTACAGATACGCCTGGTGCAAAAGAATTGGGCGTACACAATTTTATTCAGAAGATCGTAGCCGATTGTATGGATAAGAAGAACCAGGAATTTTTCGCCAGTGGTTTGGCTGCTGTAGATACAGCGGCGCAAAAGAAGTTTACCAAGTCATTTGCTTCCTGTGATACCGGACAACGAATCAGTGTATTAAACGAAATGGAAGCCAGCCCTGATCAGAAGGGTTTTTATTCAATGGTAAAAGGGCTGACCATTCGTGGATATCTGACTTCTGAATATGTGATGACTAATCTTACCCACTATGAAATGGTTCCCGGTCATTATTATGGCTGTGTTCCTGTTTCTCCTAAAAAATAA
- a CDS encoding HigA family addiction module antitoxin: MQKMTIHPGLIIKSYLTQGQISSSFAAQKMGMHASQFCDILNGKRDLNSRVALLLEQEFGYSARELMHLQAEYDLEKERNLLTKQGLLP; this comes from the coding sequence ATGCAGAAAATGACAATCCATCCGGGGCTGATCATAAAAAGTTATTTAACTCAGGGACAGATTTCTTCATCGTTCGCAGCTCAGAAAATGGGTATGCACGCAAGTCAGTTTTGTGATATACTGAATGGGAAGAGAGATTTGAATAGCCGTGTTGCCTTATTATTGGAACAGGAGTTCGGTTATTCGGCACGAGAGTTAATGCATTTGCAGGCTGAATATGATCTGGAAAAAGAACGGAACCTGTTGACTAAGCAGGGATTATTACCGTAA
- a CDS encoding carbohydrate binding family 9 domain-containing protein — MHTTTYLLTLLLIGFTGVLYAQDTTYFSKPPLEIQKLEGSIILDGLSDEAAWQTIPPFPFVVFEPVWGTSPTEKTELLITHDNQFVYVAGRCYTKDSSTIVARTLTRDGWRGDDWVTIQFDSRFDHQNALVFSIYPLGSRYDMAVSNDAIELGSSTFNSAYNMIWEAKTVINKEGWFFELKIPLYNLRFREGANGEVKMAISATRAIQYIQEYHQFPAISRNVIDAITKPSVKQPVLFKDLPHPSLFLLTPYIATSTSRQQLWHENKNNFIPDRKNTIQLGLDAKIGVSPYLTLDATINPDFAQAEADIQQVNLSRFSLFFPERRLFFQEQAGLFEFNLGDASQLFYSRRIGIDDGKLTQIYGGLRLTGKLGTRTDIGLLTMQSTSSSSEAANTSATENFGVFRLRHKVVNDRSFAGMMFTSRISAKEQNYTYGADALLNIVKNQYLLFSLANTVTYTSGKSKANAIGQSRLSVLWENRKRTGWIHRLNYIFSGKDFNPEVGFVDRTNFHAIAGALHFGKFSKGRKGLFQYQRWTLAQGNSYWNAQTGKLESLTAGMSWNANTFLGTSWNVSVVTYYEYLTDTLEFGKKVVIVPGRYNFSSASLLILPPLAHKIRLPVGIGEGSFYGGRKFFFSFSPIFSMGKHLEIQTGYDLTYLRFPDKDLYNTIHIGRLKVSYALDLHFSASLNIQYNSNEQKFFTNARFRYNFGDGHDLYLVWNENLLSNRQVEGRIHPLSDQQTILLKYFFTFQPRRLYKKHSGHKSS, encoded by the coding sequence GGGTTCACAGGAGTATTATATGCTCAGGACACAACCTATTTTAGTAAACCTCCTTTAGAGATTCAAAAACTGGAAGGATCCATTATACTGGATGGTCTCAGTGATGAAGCTGCCTGGCAAACTATTCCTCCCTTTCCATTTGTAGTGTTTGAACCTGTATGGGGTACTTCGCCAACTGAAAAAACAGAACTGCTTATTACACACGACAACCAGTTTGTCTATGTTGCTGGCAGATGTTACACCAAAGACTCCAGCACCATTGTAGCCCGTACATTAACACGTGATGGCTGGCGTGGAGATGACTGGGTAACTATTCAGTTTGACTCTCGCTTCGACCATCAGAATGCACTCGTTTTTTCTATTTATCCCTTGGGGAGTCGCTATGATATGGCGGTTTCAAATGACGCAATCGAACTGGGAAGCAGTACGTTTAACAGTGCCTATAATATGATTTGGGAAGCAAAAACAGTAATAAACAAAGAAGGTTGGTTCTTTGAATTAAAGATTCCTTTATATAATCTTCGTTTTCGTGAAGGAGCCAATGGGGAAGTAAAAATGGCTATTAGTGCTACTCGTGCCATTCAATACATACAGGAATATCATCAATTTCCTGCGATTTCACGCAATGTCATTGATGCGATTACCAAACCATCTGTTAAACAACCCGTCCTATTTAAGGATCTCCCCCATCCTTCTCTTTTTCTGCTCACTCCATACATAGCTACAAGTACCTCCCGACAACAACTATGGCATGAAAATAAAAATAACTTTATACCAGATCGAAAAAATACTATACAACTTGGCCTTGATGCTAAAATTGGAGTTTCGCCTTATCTGACACTTGATGCAACTATTAATCCAGACTTTGCCCAGGCGGAAGCAGATATACAACAGGTAAACCTAAGTCGGTTTAGCCTTTTCTTTCCCGAACGACGGTTATTCTTTCAGGAACAAGCAGGGTTATTTGAATTTAATCTGGGTGATGCAAGCCAATTATTTTACAGCAGACGCATTGGAATCGATGATGGTAAGCTTACTCAAATTTATGGCGGCCTTCGTCTTACAGGCAAGTTAGGAACTCGAACAGATATTGGTTTATTGACAATGCAATCAACATCTTCTTCCTCAGAGGCTGCCAACACATCAGCTACAGAGAATTTTGGTGTATTTCGCCTCAGACATAAAGTAGTAAATGATCGAAGCTTTGCAGGAATGATGTTTACCAGTCGTATTAGTGCCAAAGAACAGAATTATACCTATGGAGCAGATGCACTGCTCAACATTGTCAAAAATCAGTATCTCTTATTTTCACTGGCTAATACAGTAACCTATACTTCAGGTAAATCAAAAGCAAATGCCATAGGCCAAAGTCGATTATCTGTACTGTGGGAAAATCGGAAGAGAACAGGATGGATACACCGTCTCAATTATATATTCTCAGGAAAAGACTTTAATCCGGAAGTTGGATTTGTAGATCGAACGAACTTTCACGCAATAGCTGGTGCACTTCATTTTGGCAAGTTTTCCAAGGGTCGAAAAGGTCTGTTCCAGTACCAGAGATGGACACTGGCTCAAGGTAATAGCTACTGGAATGCACAAACAGGGAAATTAGAAAGTCTTACAGCAGGAATGTCATGGAATGCCAATACATTTCTGGGAACCAGTTGGAATGTATCTGTTGTAACCTATTACGAGTATCTTACAGACACATTAGAGTTTGGCAAAAAGGTAGTTATTGTACCAGGGCGTTATAACTTCTCCTCAGCATCTTTGCTTATTTTACCTCCACTTGCCCATAAGATTAGGTTACCAGTTGGAATAGGAGAAGGTAGCTTTTATGGGGGTCGTAAATTTTTCTTCAGCTTCAGCCCTATTTTCAGCATGGGCAAACATCTGGAGATACAGACAGGATATGATCTTACCTACCTTCGTTTTCCAGATAAAGATTTATACAATACCATTCACATTGGAAGATTGAAAGTTAGTTATGCTCTAGATCTTCATTTTTCAGCGAGTCTAAATATTCAATACAATAGCAATGAACAAAAGTTCTTTACCAATGCCCGCTTCCGATATAATTTTGGAGATGGGCACGATCTCTACCTTGTATGGAATGAGAATCTGTTATCGAACCGGCAAGTAGAAGGACGAATCCATCCTTTATCTGACCAACAAACTATCTTGTTAAAATACTTCTTTACTTTTCAACCAAGGCGCTTATACAAAAAACATTCTGGTCATAAAAGTAGTTGA
- a CDS encoding nucleoside hydrolase yields MTTSAKISVLLDHDGSADDFLSMVLLLLMDHVDLIGVSITPADCYGENAVETTLKLLSKAGRLDIPVGLGNLHGINAFPSEWRARPKILNALPLLINIDTTASVSTVVSSQVLLTQKLKEAEAPVSILLTGPCTNLVQVLAQEPSLAQKIGSVVWMAGAIDVVGNVRTFNHDGTAEWNVFWDPISSAKLLQYSLPLTFIPLDATNAVPVTFDFLKRLALQSNHFYSDLAGQFWATTIDTIPSYDYTYFMWDVLATSYLAIPEAFTTETIEIDILSSGPGAGRTYRKPGSGQWVTIATGVNKDHFYTYLLDKFNQSPTT; encoded by the coding sequence ATGACAACTTCTGCTAAAATTTCTGTTCTATTAGATCACGATGGCTCTGCTGATGATTTTCTATCTATGGTATTACTACTTTTGATGGATCATGTTGACCTAATAGGGGTTTCTATCACACCTGCAGATTGTTATGGAGAAAATGCAGTAGAAACTACATTAAAACTATTGTCAAAAGCAGGTAGATTAGATATACCTGTTGGCTTGGGCAATTTACATGGTATTAATGCATTTCCTTCAGAGTGGAGGGCCAGACCCAAAATATTAAATGCGCTTCCTTTACTTATCAATATTGATACCACGGCTTCTGTATCTACAGTTGTATCAAGCCAGGTATTGCTCACTCAAAAGTTAAAAGAGGCAGAAGCTCCTGTAAGCATATTGCTGACAGGTCCTTGTACCAACTTAGTCCAGGTACTGGCGCAAGAGCCATCTCTGGCACAAAAAATAGGTAGTGTAGTATGGATGGCAGGAGCAATAGATGTGGTTGGAAACGTAAGAACCTTTAACCATGATGGAACAGCCGAATGGAATGTATTCTGGGACCCTATTTCTTCTGCCAAGCTTCTGCAATATTCTTTGCCGCTTACATTTATTCCATTGGATGCAACGAATGCAGTTCCTGTAACATTTGATTTTTTGAAACGTCTGGCATTACAATCCAATCACTTTTATTCAGACCTGGCTGGACAATTCTGGGCAACTACCATAGATACCATCCCATCTTATGACTATACTTATTTTATGTGGGATGTATTAGCGACCAGCTATCTGGCTATTCCGGAAGCCTTTACTACAGAAACTATTGAAATAGACATTTTATCTTCCGGACCAGGTGCGGGTAGAACTTATAGAAAACCAGGTTCCGGACAGTGGGTTACGATTGCGACAGGAGTTAACAAAGATCACTTTTATACCTATCTGCTGGATAAATTTAACCAGAGTCCAACTACATAA
- a CDS encoding MarR family winged helix-turn-helix transcriptional regulator, with the protein MNKAVQLLIAWDAFEQKHPNSNLDDFCRFYLSQNKQSHPAGVQSRGLLLKTLGRITSAFSLYHKAAMNKTNLPSPDLFYFLNGLAFLGEVRKTELINYLLMEYTTGMEAITRLQKEHLIQERADERDGRAKLISLSEKGKKTLADCYEYASKASEMVLGDLDEDSIQLCIHLLKGIEEKHSKLAVELKNKDFDDMYTQVCQADKE; encoded by the coding sequence ATGAATAAAGCAGTACAACTTCTAATAGCCTGGGACGCATTTGAACAGAAGCACCCAAATTCAAATCTGGATGACTTTTGCAGATTCTACCTTTCTCAAAATAAACAATCCCACCCAGCAGGTGTTCAAAGCAGAGGGTTGCTGCTTAAAACGCTAGGGCGTATAACCAGTGCATTTAGCCTTTATCACAAGGCAGCAATGAACAAGACAAATTTACCCTCTCCTGACTTGTTTTATTTTCTTAACGGGCTCGCATTTTTAGGTGAAGTACGTAAAACAGAACTGATCAATTATTTGTTGATGGAATATACAACAGGCATGGAAGCTATAACACGCCTACAGAAAGAACACCTGATTCAGGAACGTGCAGATGAAAGAGATGGAAGAGCTAAACTTATTAGTTTATCAGAGAAAGGAAAGAAAACACTGGCAGATTGCTATGAGTATGCTTCAAAAGCCAGCGAGATGGTTTTAGGAGATCTGGATGAGGATTCTATTCAACTTTGTATTCATTTACTGAAAGGTATAGAAGAAAAGCATTCCAAGCTGGCAGTAGAACTTAAAAATAAAGATTTTGATGATATGTATACACAAGTTTGCCAAGCAGATAAAGAATAA